Proteins encoded by one window of Leptospira neocaledonica:
- a CDS encoding histidine kinase N-terminal 7TM domain-containing protein translates to MGTEVQSLSWFKWTPYAILPLISLFLSVLSLRTGFKSRQTSGAPEFILVCLGIILYSFGYFWEIVSTRPESIIFWDNFQFIGPDLLIASLLFLCLRVANLNRFIHPVSIFLFSFIPLCTEIAVWFGPEEWIRPSLRFDSSAPWLALIYEYGPWMQVYVINSISIFSLCIIILIYGAWSQRAFHRIRCLVFMIGISLPFGSQVMTVGGFIPFIHPKLDIFPLTASFALIVWMYGLFYFRILNLIPLARNQVFEYIQDAVFVMNSSGFLLDCNVSALNLLGTARLRQDLKLVDFLPDLDALVEECHIHKKPNTEWKTNNGKYYDVSVRSQKAEGSQFKIVVLRDVTQRAISERKLSERRDILQSILDSTSILFLVLDGDGKLILLNRACLQTTGFDLMELEGRVFWETELFADERDTIAKVFELRFAKKKFPKHTSVLLRTKDGKSRRTLWEHKEVRDRNGHLQYVISTGTDATGLEEAEFRIETLQRANEEILAQKAIIESQKSDLEDALQNLTRTQAKLIQASKLADLGQLAAGIAHEINNPIGAIQAAGFNILSYLEKIRTELRPILPLLSSLSDDDWNSYNELIALGVSSKEILIGLERRRILAEIKTEMKSADILFPEETAEFFVDFGIASSWKNFEGILKNQNTRELLPFFLNLLGPEQCVDTIKTAVDRSAKIVYALRSFAHFESSHKKRKFSLKENIDTVLTLYQNLFKHGVEVSTNLDGIPDFLGFPDDLMHLWTNLIMNSVQAMSYKGFIGIKASLQGNEVVVSIQDKGPGIPAEAKDQVFDAFFTTKPLGEGSGLGLDIAKRIVEKHKGRIWFDSSPGNTIFYVGLPFEV, encoded by the coding sequence ATGGGAACGGAAGTCCAATCTTTATCCTGGTTTAAATGGACTCCTTATGCGATCCTTCCCTTAATCAGTTTATTTCTTTCCGTTCTTTCTCTTAGAACAGGATTCAAAAGCAGACAAACTTCCGGCGCTCCGGAATTCATTTTGGTATGTCTCGGAATCATTCTCTATAGCTTCGGTTATTTTTGGGAGATAGTAAGCACCAGACCTGAGAGTATTATTTTCTGGGACAATTTCCAATTTATCGGCCCGGATCTTCTGATTGCCTCTCTTCTATTTCTCTGCTTAAGAGTGGCAAATTTAAATAGGTTCATCCATCCAGTCAGCATTTTTCTTTTTTCATTCATTCCGCTTTGCACCGAGATCGCAGTTTGGTTCGGACCGGAAGAATGGATCCGCCCTTCTCTCAGATTCGACTCGTCCGCTCCCTGGCTTGCATTGATCTATGAGTACGGACCTTGGATGCAGGTCTATGTGATCAATTCTATTTCCATATTCTCTCTATGTATTATAATCTTAATATATGGTGCCTGGTCCCAAAGAGCATTTCACAGAATAAGATGTCTGGTCTTTATGATCGGGATCTCTCTTCCATTCGGAAGTCAAGTCATGACTGTGGGAGGTTTTATCCCGTTCATCCATCCTAAGCTGGACATCTTTCCTTTAACGGCGAGTTTCGCATTGATCGTATGGATGTACGGCCTTTTTTATTTCCGGATCTTAAACCTGATTCCTTTGGCAAGAAATCAGGTTTTCGAGTACATTCAAGATGCAGTTTTTGTAATGAACTCCTCAGGTTTTCTTTTAGACTGTAATGTCTCCGCCTTAAATTTATTAGGGACCGCAAGATTAAGACAAGATTTAAAACTCGTAGATTTTCTTCCGGATCTTGATGCCCTTGTAGAAGAATGCCATATCCACAAAAAGCCAAATACCGAATGGAAAACGAATAACGGAAAATATTACGATGTTTCCGTTCGTTCTCAAAAAGCGGAAGGCTCTCAGTTCAAAATTGTTGTACTTAGAGACGTGACCCAAAGGGCAATCTCAGAAAGAAAACTTTCGGAAAGAAGGGATATTTTACAGAGTATTTTAGACTCGACTAGCATCCTGTTCTTAGTTCTGGATGGAGATGGTAAATTAATTTTATTGAATAGAGCCTGTTTACAAACTACAGGTTTCGATCTAATGGAGTTGGAAGGGAGAGTCTTTTGGGAAACCGAACTATTTGCAGATGAAAGGGATACGATTGCAAAAGTTTTCGAACTACGTTTTGCAAAGAAGAAGTTCCCAAAACATACAAGCGTACTTCTGAGAACCAAAGATGGAAAATCCAGAAGAACTCTTTGGGAACATAAAGAAGTCCGAGATCGAAACGGTCATCTGCAATATGTTATTTCGACCGGAACTGATGCCACAGGCTTAGAAGAGGCAGAGTTCAGGATCGAAACATTACAAAGAGCGAATGAAGAAATCCTAGCTCAAAAAGCGATTATCGAATCCCAAAAATCCGATCTGGAAGACGCACTCCAAAACCTGACAAGAACCCAGGCAAAATTGATCCAGGCATCCAAGCTCGCGGATCTAGGCCAATTAGCGGCAGGAATAGCCCACGAGATCAATAATCCGATAGGTGCAATCCAGGCAGCAGGTTTTAATATTCTCTCCTATCTGGAAAAGATCAGAACGGAATTACGGCCGATTCTTCCACTTCTCTCTTCTTTATCCGATGATGATTGGAACTCCTACAATGAGTTAATCGCTTTAGGTGTTTCTTCCAAAGAAATCCTGATAGGTTTGGAAAGAAGGAGAATCCTTGCGGAGATCAAAACAGAAATGAAGTCCGCAGATATTCTTTTCCCGGAAGAAACTGCCGAATTTTTCGTGGATTTTGGGATCGCTTCTTCTTGGAAAAATTTCGAGGGTATATTAAAAAATCAGAATACAAGGGAACTTCTTCCATTCTTTTTAAATCTTTTAGGTCCGGAACAATGTGTAGACACGATCAAAACAGCAGTAGATCGTTCCGCAAAAATTGTTTACGCACTTAGAAGTTTTGCACATTTCGAATCCTCTCATAAGAAGAGAAAATTTTCCTTAAAAGAAAATATAGATACTGTTCTGACACTGTATCAGAATCTGTTCAAGCACGGAGTGGAAGTTTCGACTAACCTGGATGGGATTCCAGATTTTTTAGGTTTTCCGGACGATTTAATGCACCTTTGGACAAATTTGATCATGAATTCTGTCCAGGCAATGTCATATAAAGGATTCATCGGGATCAAAGCTTCTCTGCAAGGAAATGAGGTAGTAGTTTCCATCCAAGACAAGGGTCCTGGGATCCCTGCCGAAGCGAAAGACCAAGTATTCGATGCATTCTTTACTACCAAACCTTTGGGCGAAGGTTCCGGTTTAGGTTTAGATATAGCAAAGCGAATTGTAGAAAAACATAAAGGAAGGATCTGGTTTGATTCTTCGCCAGGAAATACTATATTTTATGTGGGGCTTCCTTTCGAGGTCTGA